The following coding sequences are from one Desulfosoma caldarium window:
- a CDS encoding DUF4214 domain-containing protein: MAELTTKQWIEAFFVAYFGRAGDREGVGYWLNLVETELLDLAGVAENFAPSEEAKAKYTYFNAVFDYEGYPITDAMYEQFVSQVYQNLFERLPDDGGKAYWVNQLKTGASSPGAFIAHLINAAYEGREGDSTRDWATIRNKALAAEYFTQYVVDNNIQWSDELSQQSIAVLDDVGSDSDLDVVFQQIEDAITQVGPPGEVYTLTTGVDTIEGTAGNDTIIADNTGTAKQLTAADQIDGGAGNDVLKIYAAGDDNLSQTEFGTLSNVENIYINNGVLFGTLDVSGLTGVTGIALDSPQEMKDGDTFTLKTASEQTVSLAKVTGEGTVELYDASDVTLNGVDIKLDLASKGTALKLTTTGEQSDIELANTGGNLASLTIVADTDLEIIESLPGLKNIDASSSTGDVTIDASGLPSDNHLTFKGGAGEDMVIFAEGHLTANDNLDGGPNEDLILVLDKVMNYAGINAAKNFEELGLGADTTVDIAQITNGIQKFGALGGLTVGFENALSTNKFFIVYLKDTSDGGTISISNKVGETATTVIISNESEGGKTLSELTLNGALNITLISEGESSSVTNTIQKFNNLDNSAITVEGNADLTFGLASATTTGSKVDASAFTGSLTVTGSGKGDVLMGGSGDDTLIIADNTKGISELTGNGGRDTFDVGGAINTGETVDVVITDAAAGDKIVLADKGSETWTKGAVDVSSAASLAAALDIACAGDGSTNAIIKWFKYADNTYIVEDMSADANFVAETDLVIKLTGLADLSDSTYEPDANQLTIV, from the coding sequence ATGGCTGAATTGACCACCAAACAATGGATTGAAGCTTTTTTCGTGGCCTATTTTGGGCGCGCCGGGGATCGTGAGGGTGTGGGTTACTGGTTGAACCTTGTGGAAACCGAGCTGTTGGATCTTGCCGGCGTGGCCGAAAACTTCGCGCCGTCAGAGGAAGCCAAGGCGAAGTATACGTATTTCAACGCCGTGTTCGACTATGAAGGCTACCCCATTACCGATGCCATGTACGAGCAGTTTGTCTCGCAGGTTTACCAGAACCTGTTCGAACGGCTCCCCGACGACGGTGGGAAGGCCTACTGGGTGAATCAGTTAAAGACCGGTGCGTCCAGCCCCGGCGCCTTTATCGCTCACCTCATCAACGCCGCGTACGAGGGCCGGGAGGGCGATTCTACTAGGGATTGGGCCACCATCAGGAACAAGGCCCTGGCGGCGGAATACTTCACCCAGTACGTGGTTGATAATAACATCCAATGGAGCGACGAGCTGAGCCAGCAGTCGATCGCCGTTTTGGACGATGTGGGCAGCGACAGTGACCTGGACGTCGTTTTTCAGCAGATCGAGGACGCCATCACCCAGGTGGGGCCACCCGGCGAGGTCTACACGCTCACTACGGGTGTGGATACCATCGAGGGCACCGCCGGCAATGACACCATCATTGCAGATAATACCGGTACTGCCAAGCAATTGACTGCTGCGGATCAGATCGACGGCGGCGCGGGTAACGACGTGCTCAAGATTTATGCTGCGGGGGATGATAACCTGAGTCAAACCGAGTTCGGCACTCTGAGCAACGTCGAAAACATTTACATCAATAACGGCGTGCTTTTTGGAACGTTGGATGTTTCCGGTTTGACAGGTGTCACCGGTATCGCCCTTGATAGCCCACAGGAGATGAAGGATGGTGACACATTCACATTGAAGACCGCGTCGGAGCAAACCGTATCGCTGGCCAAGGTCACCGGCGAAGGTACCGTTGAGCTCTATGATGCCTCGGATGTGACGCTCAACGGTGTGGATATTAAGCTGGACCTCGCTTCAAAAGGCACCGCATTAAAGCTTACCACCACGGGTGAGCAAAGCGACATTGAGCTCGCCAATACAGGTGGTAATCTCGCAAGCTTGACGATTGTTGCCGACACGGATCTCGAGATCATCGAGTCACTACCTGGGCTTAAAAACATAGACGCATCTAGCAGCACCGGCGATGTAACCATCGACGCCTCGGGACTTCCAAGTGACAACCATCTGACCTTTAAGGGTGGGGCCGGCGAGGACATGGTGATCTTTGCGGAAGGCCATCTTACGGCCAATGACAATCTCGATGGCGGTCCCAACGAAGACTTGATATTGGTCCTTGATAAGGTAATGAACTACGCCGGTATTAATGCAGCCAAAAATTTCGAGGAACTTGGTTTGGGTGCCGACACGACCGTGGATATTGCGCAGATCACCAACGGCATCCAGAAGTTCGGTGCTTTAGGAGGCTTGACGGTAGGCTTCGAAAATGCATTGTCCACGAACAAGTTCTTCATTGTCTATCTTAAAGACACTAGCGACGGAGGTACTATCAGCATTTCCAACAAGGTGGGTGAGACGGCGACCACAGTGATCATTTCCAATGAAAGCGAAGGGGGAAAAACACTGAGTGAGTTGACACTTAACGGCGCACTGAATATTACGCTGATCTCCGAGGGGGAATCGTCGTCGGTTACCAACACCATTCAAAAGTTCAATAATTTAGACAACAGTGCAATTACCGTCGAAGGCAATGCCGATTTAACGTTTGGCCTGGCCTCGGCCACTACCACCGGCTCAAAGGTCGATGCTTCCGCCTTCACGGGGTCATTGACGGTTACCGGGTCAGGGAAGGGTGACGTCCTTATGGGCGGCTCCGGTGACGACACCCTAATCATTGCCGATAATACAAAGGGCATCAGCGAGCTCACGGGTAATGGCGGTAGGGACACATTCGATGTGGGTGGGGCCATCAATACGGGTGAAACCGTCGATGTCGTCATCACCGACGCTGCCGCCGGTGACAAGATTGTCCTCGCCGACAAAGGGTCTGAAACCTGGACCAAGGGTGCGGTGGATGTCAGCAGCGCCGCCAGCCTCGCGGCCGCCCTTGATATTGCCTGCGCGGGTGATGGCAGCACAAACGCCATCATCAAATGGTTCAAGTACGCGGACAATACCTATATCGTCGAGGATATGAGTGCTGATGCGAACTTCGTCGCGGAGACTGACCTGGTCATCAAGCTCACCGGACTTGCCGATCTCTCAGACTCCACTTACGAGCCGGATGCTAATCAGCTGACCATCGTCTGA
- a CDS encoding class I SAM-dependent methyltransferase, producing MNPKTFLHIGCGSKRKDQTTRGFNSPAWREIRLDIDPAVQPDIVGTMTDMAAVPNESVDAIFSSHNIEHLYPHEVPVALHEFLRVLKPSGFAVITCPDLQSVCALIAEDKLTEPAYVAPAGPIAPLDILYGHRPSLARGNLYMAHRCGFTQKVLTGTLLASGFATVVAMRRGRPYYDLWAIGSKRPRSDDEMRALAAEHFPHT from the coding sequence ATGAACCCCAAGACCTTCCTCCACATCGGCTGCGGTTCCAAGCGTAAAGACCAGACCACGCGCGGGTTCAACTCACCGGCGTGGCGCGAGATTCGGCTGGATATCGACCCGGCGGTGCAGCCCGACATTGTTGGCACCATGACCGACATGGCGGCCGTTCCCAATGAATCGGTGGATGCCATCTTTTCCAGCCACAACATTGAACATCTCTATCCGCACGAGGTTCCGGTTGCCCTGCACGAGTTTCTGCGCGTGCTTAAGCCGTCAGGGTTTGCCGTCATCACCTGCCCCGATTTGCAATCGGTGTGCGCGCTCATTGCCGAGGACAAGCTCACCGAGCCGGCCTACGTGGCCCCTGCCGGGCCCATTGCGCCCTTGGATATCCTCTACGGGCACCGCCCGTCGCTGGCGCGCGGGAACCTGTACATGGCGCACCGTTGCGGTTTCACGCAAAAGGTGCTGACGGGCACCCTGCTTGCTTCCGGCTTTGCCACTGTCGTGGCCATGCGGCGGGGCAGGCCGTACTATGATCTGTGGGCCATTGGCAGCAAGCGCCCCAGGTCGGACGACGAAATGCGTGCTTTGGCTGCGGAGCACTTTCCGCATACGTAG
- a CDS encoding class I SAM-dependent methyltransferase, protein MDEAGAWLDRGASEYVQDVEFPSGFVADLTPAILSVVAAFEGYQPPDPAGPFRYAELGCGDGTTLLALAAVNPQATFVGVDFNAAHIAEAERVRARLGLDNVRFVQGSFAELAAASGQPLGDDPFDYMVSNGCYGWLDRKQRLAVEELVKDRLRPGGLLFVEYLAQPGKAAIAAMWKLAQALAPPTAFDTSRRRAEHALKELEKLAKRGMGFFAAYPGAAATLRRYLTGGALQGDTDRLNHFAHNSLAAGFEPRYFHEMYDRMEEIGLSYAGSTMLHLNDPELAVPPAQVPTLREQTGHRLRELIKDFIRNTHTRRDVWVMRAEADRDGADAWLAGLRLFSRMPADAMPRSLAVNKQHQVPLVGPLYEQLIAASDTHAGASLKNLGLSPAQAAVGRKMLLRLLASGGYLLGIRPASEIGHRGRLQPVNRWLLERALERGGGGHLVSPVTGGAAISCHVVETALLLSLNDAEDWNAPDRVLQRARALLDQTQSQRKNQPEVKEDDLRSAFELLAGRKRLNMQRTAII, encoded by the coding sequence ATGGATGAAGCAGGCGCATGGCTTGATCGGGGCGCGTCGGAATATGTGCAGGATGTGGAGTTTCCTTCCGGTTTCGTTGCCGATTTAACGCCGGCCATTTTGAGTGTCGTCGCGGCGTTTGAAGGGTATCAGCCTCCGGACCCGGCCGGTCCCTTTCGCTATGCCGAACTGGGCTGTGGTGACGGCACGACGCTGCTGGCCCTGGCGGCGGTGAACCCGCAGGCAACCTTTGTGGGGGTGGACTTTAATGCGGCCCATATCGCCGAAGCCGAACGGGTTCGCGCCCGGCTGGGCCTGGACAATGTCCGTTTCGTTCAAGGAAGCTTCGCGGAACTGGCGGCGGCATCGGGCCAACCTTTGGGAGACGACCCGTTTGACTATATGGTCAGCAACGGGTGTTACGGCTGGCTGGACCGAAAGCAGCGGCTGGCGGTGGAGGAGCTGGTGAAAGACCGGCTACGGCCCGGTGGCCTGTTGTTTGTGGAGTATTTGGCCCAGCCGGGTAAGGCGGCCATTGCGGCCATGTGGAAGCTGGCCCAGGCTCTGGCGCCGCCCACGGCATTTGACACGTCGCGCCGGCGGGCCGAACATGCCCTGAAAGAGCTTGAAAAGCTGGCCAAGCGAGGCATGGGCTTTTTTGCGGCCTATCCCGGGGCGGCGGCCACCCTTCGCCGCTACCTCACGGGGGGAGCTTTGCAGGGGGACACGGACCGGCTCAACCATTTTGCCCACAATTCCCTGGCCGCCGGTTTTGAACCCAGGTATTTTCACGAAATGTACGACCGCATGGAGGAAATCGGCCTTTCCTACGCCGGAAGCACCATGCTGCATCTCAATGATCCGGAACTGGCCGTGCCGCCGGCCCAGGTGCCCACGCTGCGGGAACAGACCGGGCACCGGCTGCGGGAACTGATCAAGGATTTCATTCGCAACACGCACACCCGGCGCGATGTGTGGGTGATGCGGGCCGAGGCCGACCGGGACGGGGCGGATGCGTGGTTGGCCGGGCTTCGGCTTTTTTCCCGCATGCCGGCCGACGCCATGCCCAGAAGCCTGGCGGTGAACAAGCAGCACCAGGTGCCGCTGGTGGGGCCGCTGTACGAGCAGCTGATCGCCGCATCGGATACACATGCCGGCGCGAGCCTTAAAAATCTTGGGTTGAGTCCGGCCCAGGCGGCGGTTGGGCGCAAGATGCTGCTGAGGCTGCTGGCCAGTGGCGGGTACCTTTTGGGCATTCGCCCGGCGTCGGAGATAGGCCACAGGGGACGGCTGCAGCCGGTGAACCGCTGGTTGTTGGAACGCGCGTTGGAGCGGGGAGGTGGCGGCCATCTGGTGTCGCCGGTGACCGGCGGGGCCGCCATTTCATGCCATGTTGTGGAAACGGCGTTGCTGCTGTCTTTGAACGACGCGGAAGATTGGAACGCGCCGGACCGTGTGTTGCAGCGTGCCCGAGCTCTCCTTGATCAAACCCAAAGCCAGAGAAAGAACCAACCCGAGGTGAAGGAAGACGACCTGCGCAGTGCCTTTGAGCTTCTTGCCGGCCGAAAACGCCTCAACATGCAACGCACCGCCATCATTTGA
- a CDS encoding tetratricopeptide repeat-containing sulfotransferase family protein, with the protein MNDIEEIRRRQQQADNSYLETWLSENPHVLFTDEPAWRALVSVILFQLGRGEDARPLLEGLSEASFSEDSAALSDYGLALLYAGDGDGALAALERAASLPGADAVAHARLGALQVGRNELALARRSFEQSLALDPQRAEVLSNLGGVLVRESRLQEALEYYNRALALKPDLTIAAQQRDLILAQLGRLDEVLLERQEALEKNPDDPAAHLALARVQWQADQRDAAVATLEAAIDRLPGKDSVVVRQVLIGYLLQDKKTHKAGVLLKEWLEEPDWLAELPDDEAHEVKRRLRLLLNEARIESGFLDAAEADLEELGQECDGELRPRCRLLWAKLLIERQRAEEAVAVLEEIVHAWPGMVEAYTLLSHTLASLGRMDEADAWSDRVQQLNPMAVVQQVEKDRHQADETQFAALIRIKDNVILPREQRSAAAFALHRVLEKREEYDRAFEVLIEANELMKPLLSYDWREHRRETLKVLETFTPELVAELAGKGMPGRRPIFVVGMPRSGTTLTEQILGSHSRVFGAGELGWIPRITRLIPKVVASRRPWPAGVADLGEGGLKSAGSYYLQKIGGLDSTHERVVDKMPHNFDYLGLIALALPEAKIIHLKREPRDVAVSNYQQNFAQYHGLMGFAYDLEWIGEMLNDHDRIMSHWHALFPGRIFELDYQELVHEPERVIRALLDFCELPWEDQCLRFYENKSQVRTASIRQVRRQLYTASVEKWRRYERWLEPLERTLAKGFRPLDDEEQAPEETVATPTLIGVTRAW; encoded by the coding sequence ATGAACGACATTGAGGAAATTCGCCGCCGGCAACAGCAGGCGGACAATTCTTACCTTGAAACCTGGCTTTCGGAAAATCCCCACGTGCTTTTTACCGACGAGCCCGCCTGGCGGGCTTTGGTTTCGGTGATTCTTTTCCAACTGGGCCGGGGGGAGGATGCTCGGCCGTTGCTGGAAGGGCTCAGCGAGGCGTCTTTTTCCGAGGATTCGGCGGCGCTTTCCGACTATGGGCTGGCTCTTCTTTATGCCGGCGATGGCGACGGCGCGTTGGCCGCCTTGGAACGGGCGGCATCCCTTCCCGGCGCCGATGCCGTGGCCCATGCGCGCCTGGGTGCGCTGCAGGTGGGCCGCAACGAACTCGCCCTGGCGCGCCGGTCCTTTGAACAAAGCCTGGCCCTGGATCCCCAACGGGCCGAGGTGCTCAGCAACCTTGGGGGGGTGCTGGTTCGAGAATCCCGCCTTCAGGAAGCGCTGGAATACTACAACCGAGCGTTGGCCCTTAAGCCGGATTTGACCATCGCCGCGCAACAGCGTGACCTCATTTTGGCCCAGCTCGGGCGGCTGGACGAAGTGCTTTTGGAACGCCAGGAAGCCCTGGAAAAGAATCCGGACGATCCTGCGGCGCATCTGGCTCTGGCCCGTGTGCAGTGGCAGGCCGATCAGCGTGACGCGGCCGTGGCGACCCTGGAAGCGGCCATCGACCGCCTGCCGGGCAAAGACAGCGTGGTGGTGCGCCAGGTCCTCATCGGGTATCTTTTGCAAGACAAAAAAACCCACAAGGCCGGCGTCCTGCTGAAAGAGTGGCTGGAAGAACCGGACTGGCTGGCCGAGCTTCCGGACGATGAAGCCCATGAGGTCAAGCGCCGGCTGCGGTTGCTTCTCAATGAAGCGCGCATTGAAAGCGGCTTTTTGGATGCCGCCGAGGCGGACCTGGAGGAATTGGGTCAGGAGTGCGACGGCGAGCTGCGTCCTCGATGCCGACTGCTTTGGGCCAAGCTTTTGATTGAACGGCAGCGGGCCGAGGAAGCCGTGGCGGTGCTGGAAGAGATTGTGCATGCGTGGCCGGGGATGGTGGAAGCCTACACGCTGCTTTCCCACACGCTGGCGTCCCTTGGCCGAATGGACGAGGCCGATGCCTGGTCGGATCGCGTGCAGCAGCTCAATCCCATGGCCGTGGTGCAGCAGGTGGAAAAAGACCGGCATCAGGCCGACGAGACCCAGTTTGCAGCCCTCATTCGCATCAAGGACAACGTCATTCTTCCTCGCGAGCAGCGCAGTGCCGCGGCCTTTGCCCTGCACCGCGTGCTGGAAAAACGTGAAGAATACGACCGGGCCTTTGAGGTGCTCATCGAAGCCAACGAGCTCATGAAGCCCTTGCTTTCCTACGACTGGCGGGAGCATCGCCGAGAGACCCTCAAGGTGCTGGAAACCTTTACCCCTGAGTTGGTGGCCGAACTGGCCGGCAAGGGCATGCCCGGACGGCGGCCCATCTTTGTTGTGGGCATGCCGCGATCCGGCACCACGCTGACCGAACAGATTCTCGGCAGCCACAGCCGAGTGTTCGGCGCCGGGGAACTGGGCTGGATACCGCGCATCACTCGGCTAATCCCCAAGGTGGTGGCGAGCCGCCGGCCATGGCCCGCCGGAGTGGCGGACCTGGGCGAAGGGGGCCTCAAGAGCGCCGGAAGCTATTATCTGCAAAAAATCGGCGGGCTCGACAGCACCCATGAGCGCGTGGTGGATAAGATGCCCCACAACTTCGACTACCTGGGCCTCATTGCGCTGGCTCTTCCCGAGGCGAAGATCATTCACTTAAAGCGGGAGCCGCGCGACGTGGCGGTATCCAACTACCAGCAAAACTTTGCCCAGTACCATGGGCTCATGGGCTTTGCCTATGATCTGGAATGGATCGGTGAGATGCTTAACGACCACGACCGAATCATGAGCCACTGGCATGCCCTTTTTCCCGGGCGCATCTTTGAACTGGACTACCAGGAACTGGTCCACGAGCCGGAACGGGTGATTCGAGCCCTTTTGGACTTCTGTGAGCTGCCGTGGGAGGACCAATGCTTGCGGTTTTATGAAAACAAGAGCCAGGTGCGCACGGCGAGCATCCGTCAGGTGCGCCGGCAGCTCTATACGGCTTCCGTGGAAAAATGGCGGCGCTACGAACGTTGGCTCGAACCCCTGGAACGGACGTTGGCCAAAGGGTTTCGGCCTCTGGACGACGAGGAGCAGGCGCCGGAAGAGACGGTGGCCACCCCGACCCTCATCGGCGTCACCCGGGCATGGTGA
- a CDS encoding tetratricopeptide repeat protein, translating to MEFDEIFARAKQQTYQGDYDLAIHLLSDALKKQPDNLEVLSFLAEVYILKNKKDDAKQCLERLQSLDPHSPKRHRVTARLYLAENQLDEALEAASKAVQEDNVSADNYVVLAAVLCKRQDFDKAENFLNIAIDLDPKNPEAHYYKAVLSNQAKQYASSIRIIKNVLEEYPSLHKFWYLLAVAYKETNQPKLALEAIDKALKLHADIPAYYLCKAEILPNLNRKDEAVNVLSDYMEKFGEDAESYTVLGFVYSTLAKHEDALNSFDRAIHLNPNHKQAYLKKARLLTEMHELEKAVECLERLVPIDPHDAGLIAQMGHLYSMMNQPDRAVSFLDKAIRMDGHDPMAYVYKGQHFVRMHDVKSAKTMFQKAMDLPLKSPMAYVQLARIHAHEGKFSEALDLLNEGYRFFPGHQGIIMLFSDVVGCAPPDYPLSKGFLGKVHLNLASVWNKYNTEKLPDDDAIKDFVNNIFNVLRSFRIYNLPVQISQIFRGDPLEAHCHKCKALFDYKNVIPEVCFGCYKVVLTFSKLTDCLRYNFLMDRVDPKAPIRRKLMIDSRGSNKGSLKGFYYTRDWDEAHRIGAHLQEVMAAHMKYDFSVKVKRGCSEFQDAHPEYNDLDENGMLVMTCPDSWKQIEKDFFSRRNFEVLEVRTKYDELGLTLQDAFVIRNWLNIRRFHGHDDLQ from the coding sequence ATGGAATTTGATGAAATATTCGCCAGGGCCAAGCAGCAGACATATCAGGGCGACTATGATTTAGCCATTCACCTGCTTTCTGATGCGCTTAAAAAACAGCCGGATAACCTTGAAGTGCTGTCGTTTTTGGCTGAAGTTTATATCCTTAAGAACAAAAAAGATGACGCCAAACAATGTCTGGAACGGCTCCAAAGCCTCGACCCCCATTCACCAAAACGCCATCGAGTGACCGCCAGATTATACCTGGCCGAAAACCAGCTTGATGAAGCTCTGGAAGCGGCTTCCAAAGCGGTTCAAGAAGACAACGTGAGTGCGGATAACTATGTGGTGCTGGCGGCGGTCCTCTGCAAAAGGCAGGATTTCGACAAGGCTGAAAATTTCCTGAATATAGCCATTGACCTGGATCCCAAAAACCCTGAGGCACATTATTATAAAGCTGTCCTATCCAACCAAGCCAAGCAGTATGCCTCTTCCATTCGTATCATCAAAAATGTATTGGAAGAATATCCTTCTTTACACAAATTCTGGTATCTTTTGGCCGTGGCGTATAAGGAAACCAATCAGCCGAAATTAGCTTTGGAAGCCATAGATAAAGCTCTCAAACTTCATGCCGACATTCCAGCATACTACCTCTGCAAAGCCGAAATTCTTCCCAACCTGAACCGCAAGGACGAAGCTGTCAACGTGCTTTCTGACTACATGGAAAAATTTGGCGAGGACGCGGAATCCTATACGGTACTGGGTTTTGTTTACAGTACCCTTGCCAAACATGAGGACGCCCTGAATTCTTTTGATAGAGCGATCCACCTGAATCCCAATCACAAACAGGCCTACCTGAAGAAGGCCAGGCTTTTGACGGAAATGCACGAACTGGAAAAAGCCGTGGAGTGCCTTGAACGCCTCGTTCCCATCGATCCTCACGACGCCGGTCTGATCGCTCAAATGGGCCATCTCTACAGCATGATGAATCAACCGGATAGGGCGGTGTCGTTCCTGGACAAAGCCATACGCATGGATGGCCATGATCCCATGGCCTATGTGTATAAAGGACAGCACTTTGTAAGGATGCATGACGTAAAAAGCGCCAAGACCATGTTTCAAAAAGCCATGGATTTGCCCTTAAAATCGCCCATGGCTTATGTGCAACTGGCCCGAATTCACGCTCATGAGGGAAAGTTTTCCGAGGCTCTGGATCTCCTGAACGAAGGATACCGGTTTTTTCCTGGCCACCAGGGGATTATCATGCTCTTTTCGGATGTGGTCGGGTGCGCACCGCCTGACTACCCCCTTTCCAAGGGCTTTTTGGGAAAGGTTCATTTAAACCTGGCCTCCGTTTGGAACAAGTACAATACGGAAAAGTTGCCGGACGATGATGCAATCAAAGACTTTGTAAACAACATATTCAATGTGTTAAGGTCTTTCAGGATTTATAATCTTCCCGTGCAGATATCACAGATATTCAGGGGAGATCCCTTGGAGGCGCACTGCCATAAGTGCAAGGCGTTGTTTGATTACAAGAACGTGATTCCCGAAGTCTGCTTTGGTTGCTACAAAGTGGTCCTGACCTTCAGCAAGCTGACCGATTGTCTTCGATACAATTTTCTGATGGACAGAGTGGATCCCAAGGCGCCCATTCGCCGCAAGCTGATGATTGATTCAAGAGGTTCCAACAAGGGAAGCCTGAAGGGATTTTACTACACTCGAGACTGGGATGAGGCGCACAGAATCGGTGCGCATTTACAAGAAGTCATGGCGGCCCATATGAAGTATGATTTTAGCGTCAAAGTCAAACGCGGCTGTTCTGAGTTTCAAGACGCACACCCTGAATACAATGACTTGGATGAGAACGGTATGTTGGTGATGACGTGCCCGGATTCGTGGAAGCAAATTGAGAAGGACTTTTTCAGCCGCCGAAACTTCGAAGTGCTTGAAGTACGCACCAAATACGATGAATTAGGCCTCACACTACAGGATGCGTTCGTAATCCGTAACTGGCTCAACATAAGAAGATTCCACGGACACGACGACCTCCAATAA